The following coding sequences are from one Culex quinquefasciatus strain JHB chromosome 1, VPISU_Cqui_1.0_pri_paternal, whole genome shotgun sequence window:
- the LOC6048541 gene encoding methylthioribose-1-phosphate isomerase isoform X1, whose translation MSSLVDGVPSKPDVSDASVMSPWNPTTPMCPRPWCSITGNVPANRQHRPKTQSVTILGGAQDVRTGPPEAARINRYRVPGSGTVIRVSDRRSRNHHPEEIAGRRRIWEIVELLGPQETGRNRYISIAGVEDGWKVISKMQVRGAPAIAIVGCLSLAVEIYNETFITKQMFKQEIEGKLNYLVSARPTAVNMKLAADDLIGMVNDWVEKSVISVTEIKERFIHEIEAMLEKDISNNMAIGTFGAERILKDVPSGSSLQLLTHCNTGSLATAGYGTALGVIRKIFDQNRLEHVFCTETRPYNQGARLTAYEFVHDKIPATLVLDSMVASLFKSRKIAAVVVGADRVASNGDTANKIGTYQIAVVAKHHAVPFYVAAPSTSIDFEISEGDRIEIEQRPDREMTHIGEHRIAAPGIRCWNPAFDVTPANLITGIITEKGVFAPNDIRKLLELQ comes from the exons TGTCATCCCTGGTCGACGGAGTGCCGTCGAAGCCGGACGTTTCGGACGCTTCCGTGATGTCCCCGTGGAACCCAACAACCCCGATGTGTCCACGTCCTTGGTGCTCGATTACGGGCAATGTTCCGGCCAACCGTCAACACCGGCCGAAGACCCAATCCGTCACCATTTTGGGTGGAGCACAGGACGTTCGGACGGGTCCACCAGAAGCCGCGCGCATCAACCGCTACCGAGTTCCAGGATCGGGAACCGTGATCCGTGTAAGCGACCGAAGGTCGCGTAACCATCATCCGGAGGAGATTGCTGGAAGGAGGAGAATCTGGGAGATCGTCGAGCTGCTGGGGCCCCAAGAAACCGGAAGGAACAG ATACATCTCGATTGCAGGAGTAGAAGATGGTTGGAAAGTCATTAGTAAAATGCAG gttcGGGGAGCCCCCGCGATAGCGATCGTTGGGTGTTTGTCGCTGGCTGTTGAAATTTATAACGAAAcatttataacaaaacaaaTGTTCAAGCAGGAGATAGAAGGAAAATTAAACTATTTGGTATCGGCACGACCAACTGCTGTCAACATGAAATTAGCAGCGGATGATTTAATCGGTATGGTGAATGATTGGGtcgaaaaaagtgtaatttctgTAACAGAAATCAAGGAAAG ATTCATTCATGAAATAGAGGCTATGCTCGAGAAAGACATTTCCAACAATATGGCAATAGGAACGTTTGGTGCCGAAAGAATCCTTAAAGATGTACCTTCTGGAAGTTCCCTTCAGCTCCTTACACATTGCAATACAGGATCACTAGCTACAGCAGG GTACGGCACTGCTCTTGGAGTAATTCGCAAAATTTTTGATCAAAACCGATTGG AACATGTATTTTGCACCGAAACCAGACCATACAATCAAGGAGCTCGTTTAACTGCTTACGAGTTTGTACATGATAAAATACCAGCAACTCTGGTTTTAGATAGCATGGTTGCCTCGCTTTTCAAGTCTCGAAAAATAGCAGCTGTAGTCGTAGGAGCTGACCGTGTTGCTTCCAATGGAGACACAGCTAACAAGATCGGAACATACCAAATTGCGGTGGTTGCAAAGCATCACGCTGTGCCTTTCTACGTAGCAGCGCCGAGCACGTCGATTGACTTTGAAATTTCCGAAGGAGATCGTATTGAAATTGAACAACGCCCGGATCGCGAAATGACACACATCGGAGAACATAGAATAGCAGCTCCAG